One stretch of Girardinichthys multiradiatus isolate DD_20200921_A chromosome 2, DD_fGirMul_XY1, whole genome shotgun sequence DNA includes these proteins:
- the hsbp1b gene encoding heat shock factor-binding protein 1b: protein MAETDPKSVQDLTNVVQTLLQQMQDKFQTMSDQIIGRIDEMSTRIDDLEKNIADLMTQAGVEEIEAAPEKPKDSQGS, encoded by the exons ATGGCTGAGACGGACCCGAAGTCGGTGCAGGACCTTACCAATGTG GTCCAAACTTTGCTGCAACAAATGCAGGACAAGTTCCAGACCATGTCGGACCAGATCATTGGGAGGA TTGATGAGATGAGTACGCGTATAGATGACCTGGAGAAAAACATTGCTGACCTGATGACCCAGGCTGGTGTTGAAGAGATCGAGGCAGCGCCAGAAAAGCCTAAAGACAGTCAAGGGTCATAA